In the genome of bacterium, the window CTGGTTCGGCTTGACGCCGCGGTCGCCGGCGGGCCGCGAAGCGGCTCGTCCGGCTCACCACAAGTTAAGCACAATACCGGAAAGGTCGAATAGGGCCTCAACACTGCGGGCGTCTGCGCCGCGCTGCGTTCTCCGCGATCCGCGCCCTGACCAGCTTGCGAATCAGCGCCGCCGCTTGGCCGCTGGCCTCATCGCCGTGGCCCCCTTCCGCGTCAATCGGCGGCGGCCGCGCGGATCTCCGCCAGGAACAGCTCCCCGTACCGCCGCAGCTTCGTCTCCCCCACCCCGCTCAACAACAGGAAGGCTTCGGGCGACGCCGGCCGGTGCTGCGCCATGGCCGCCAGGGTGCGATCGTGGAAGATCACGTAGGGCGGCACGCCCTGCTCCACGGCCAGCCCGTGCCGCAGGACGCGCAGCCGCTCGAAGAGCGCGGCGGTGGCCGCGTCGACCTCGACGTCCGCATCGACGGTCAGCGCGGCCGGCGTCTTGCGCTTGCGCTCCTTCGCCGCCGTGCGCGTCAGCACGTCGCGCCGCAGGCGCAGCTCACGCCCCCCGTTGAGCACGGGACCTGCGGCCGCCGTCAGGCGCAGGCCGCCGTAGCCCTCGGGATCCAGTGCCAGCAGGCCCAGCGCGACCAGCTGCCGGAACACGCTGCGCCAGCCGAAGTCGTCGAGCTCGCCGCCGATCCCGTAGGTCGATAGGCGGTCGTGACCGAAGCGCCGCACCCGCTCGTTCTCGTTGCCGCGCAGCACGTCGATCACGTGCTGGGCGCCGAAACGCTGCCCCGTGCGGGCCACGCACGACAGGGCCTTCTGGGCGACCACGGTGCCGTCGTAGGTGTCCGGCGGTTCGAGGCAGGTGTCGCAGTTGCCGCAGGGCTCGGGCATGACCTCGCCGAAGTAGGCCAGCAGGCGTTGGCGGCGGCAGTCGGTCACCTCGCAGTAGCCGAGCATGGCGTCGAGCTGCTGCAGGTTGCGCCGGCGGTGCATCTCGTCGCCCTCGGAGGCGTCGACGAGCTTGCGCAGCATCACCACGTCCTGCAGACCGTAGCAGAGCCAGGCGTCGGCGGGCAGGCCGTCGCGGCCGGCGCGTCCCGTCTCCTGGTAGTAGCCCTCGACGCTCTTGGGCAGGTCGAGGTGGGCCACGAAGCGCACGTCCGGCTTGTCGATGCCCATGCCGAAGGCGATGGTCGCGCACACCACCAGGCCGTCCTCGCGCCGGAAGCGTTCCTGGTGGCGGCGGCGGGTCGCGGCGTCGAGCCCCGCGTGGTAGGGCACCGCGGGGATGCCCTGCTCGCTGAGGAA includes:
- the recQ gene encoding DNA helicase RecQ; amino-acid sequence: MERTALDILKSVYGYPEFRGHQAEVVDHLTNGGDALLLMPTGGGKSLCYQIPALLRDGTGVVVSPLIALMQDQVDALRQLGLRAAFLNSSLSVAEGRRVEAQLLRGELDLLYVAPERLLQERTLELLDEVTRAPSRSGLALFAIDEAHCVSQWGHDFRPEYLQLDVLAERYPDVPRLACTATADERTREEILQNLRLQGGRVFIGGFDRPNIRYRVVPKDNPRRQLLDFLRAEHAGDAGIVYCLARKKTEETAKFLSEQGIPAVPYHAGLDAATRRRHQERFRREDGLVVCATIAFGMGIDKPDVRFVAHLDLPKSVEGYYQETGRAGRDGLPADAWLCYGLQDVVMLRKLVDASEGDEMHRRRNLQQLDAMLGYCEVTDCRRQRLLAYFGEVMPEPCGNCDTCLEPPDTYDGTVVAQKALSCVARTGQRFGAQHVIDVLRGNENERVRRFGHDRLSTYGIGGELDDFGWRSVFRQLVALGLLALDPEGYGGLRLTAAAGPVLNGGRELRLRRDVLTRTAAKERKRKTPAALTVDADVEVDAATAALFERLRVLRHGLAVEQGVPPYVIFHDRTLAAMAQHRPASPEAFLLLSGVGETKLRRYGELFLAEIRAAAAD